One window from the genome of Paenibacillus azoreducens encodes:
- a CDS encoding FeoB-associated Cys-rich membrane protein has protein sequence MIDILIVGAIFAYAAWTLYRHVKKSKKGACASCALNKTCQAACSMSETAPNQASRTESRNTKLQH, from the coding sequence ATGATCGATATTCTGATTGTCGGCGCCATTTTCGCCTATGCGGCCTGGACGCTTTACCGACATGTGAAAAAGAGCAAAAAAGGTGCTTGCGCCTCCTGCGCCTTGAATAAAACCTGTCAAGCTGCCTGCTCCATGTCAGAAACAGCTCCGAACCAGGCCAGCCGGACAGAAAGCCGAAACACCAAGCTCCAACATTAG